In Flagellatimonas centrodinii, a single window of DNA contains:
- a CDS encoding class I SAM-dependent methyltransferase: MSQDQAPGDAARGFLLVADAHGRLALKATHRPDVGVVCADWQGAEQQRRIAAGKRQLLARACGIGRTLPWRVLDATAGLGRDGLTLAALGATVTLVERQPMIAALLQDALQRLRQVNPLLAARIEVVQGDARPLLDTPRPMWDVIYLDPMYPHRNKAALPSKEMQFFRELTDGDPDADALLAPAIHNVGWRVAVKRPLAAPPLGGLEADQSLRGTQARFDLYWSR, translated from the coding sequence TTGTCGCAAGACCAAGCCCCGGGCGATGCCGCTCGGGGCTTTTTGTTGGTCGCGGATGCCCACGGGCGGCTGGCACTGAAGGCAACGCATCGGCCGGACGTCGGTGTCGTCTGCGCAGACTGGCAGGGCGCCGAACAGCAGCGGCGCATTGCCGCAGGCAAACGGCAGCTTCTGGCGCGCGCCTGCGGCATCGGCCGCACCCTGCCCTGGCGAGTGCTCGATGCCACCGCCGGCCTAGGGCGCGACGGGCTGACCCTCGCTGCGCTGGGCGCCACCGTCACGCTGGTGGAACGCCAGCCGATGATTGCCGCACTGCTCCAGGACGCGCTGCAACGATTGCGGCAGGTCAATCCGCTGCTGGCGGCCCGCATCGAGGTCGTGCAGGGAGATGCCCGCCCGCTGCTGGACACACCCCGGCCGATGTGGGACGTCATCTATCTCGATCCGATGTATCCGCATCGCAACAAGGCCGCGTTACCCAGCAAAGAAATGCAGTTCTTTCGAGAACTGACCGATGGCGATCCCGACGCTGACGCGCTGCTGGCTCCCGCAATCCACAACGTCGGTTGGCGAGTCGCGGTCAAACGCCCGCTGGCAGCGCCCCCGCTGGGCGGCCTTGAAGCCGACCAGAGCCTTCGCGGCACCCAAGCCCGATTCGACCTCTACTGGAGCCGATGA
- a CDS encoding CoA pyrophosphatase: MEPDAASSAGADFDTVTVPLLQAALVGTTELPPRRFSPADFPTGFERWVPDGLLQSLRPAAVLIAVLRRPEGPTVLLTKRSEQLRAHQGQVSFPGGRRDDDDDTLAWTALREANEEVGLAPESVRVLGYLDDYPTLTRYRVTPVVGVVDVPPPVWRPEPGEVAEVFELPLARVLQLSTYRQRSLLREGIRLPFYELEHGRHRIWGATAGMLRQLALTVNGHV; the protein is encoded by the coding sequence ATGGAACCTGATGCCGCATCCTCCGCTGGCGCGGATTTCGACACCGTCACCGTGCCCCTGCTGCAGGCGGCACTGGTGGGCACCACTGAGCTCCCGCCGCGGCGATTCAGCCCGGCCGACTTTCCGACCGGTTTCGAGCGATGGGTTCCGGATGGCCTGCTGCAAAGCCTGCGGCCTGCTGCGGTGCTGATCGCCGTCCTGCGCCGTCCGGAGGGGCCGACGGTGCTGTTGACCAAGCGTTCTGAGCAGTTGCGAGCCCACCAGGGACAGGTGAGCTTTCCCGGCGGCCGACGCGATGACGACGACGATACGCTGGCCTGGACCGCTTTGCGCGAGGCGAATGAGGAAGTCGGTCTGGCGCCCGAGTCAGTCCGGGTGCTCGGTTACCTCGATGACTATCCGACGCTGACCCGGTATCGCGTCACCCCGGTCGTGGGTGTGGTGGACGTGCCGCCGCCGGTGTGGCGGCCTGAACCAGGTGAGGTGGCGGAGGTATTCGAGTTGCCCCTGGCGCGGGTGTTGCAGCTGTCGACCTACCGGCAACGCAGCCTCTTGCGGGAGGGCATCCGTCTGCCGTTCTACGAGCTGGAGCACGGGCGACATCGAATATGGGGTGCCACTGCGGGCATGCTTCGGCAACTGGCGCTCACCGTGAATGGCCATGTCTGA
- the greA gene encoding transcription elongation factor GreA: MNLTPMTARGADKLREELRYRKSELRPKIIADIDEARSHGDLRENAEYHAAREQHGFNEGRITEIEAKLGSAQVIDVTQIKTHGKVVFGTTVAVADADTGEEMQYQIVGEDEADIKAGMISFNSPIARALIGKAEGDVVSVQVPSGIRELEIISLRYE; encoded by the coding sequence ATGAATTTGACCCCCATGACGGCGCGTGGCGCCGACAAGCTGCGCGAGGAACTGCGGTATCGCAAGAGCGAACTGCGGCCGAAGATCATTGCCGATATCGACGAGGCCCGCTCGCACGGGGACCTTCGTGAGAACGCCGAATATCACGCTGCCCGAGAGCAGCATGGCTTCAATGAGGGGCGCATCACCGAGATCGAGGCGAAGCTGGGATCGGCGCAGGTGATCGACGTGACCCAGATCAAGACGCACGGAAAGGTGGTGTTCGGGACCACCGTGGCGGTGGCAGACGCCGATACGGGCGAGGAAATGCAGTACCAGATCGTTGGCGAGGATGAGGCCGACATCAAGGCCGGCATGATCTCCTTCAACTCGCCGATCGCCCGCGCACTGATCGGCAAAGCCGAAGGTGATGTTGTCAGCGTGCAGGTGCCCAGCGGCATCCGCGAGCTGGAAATCATCTCGCTGCGCTACGAGTAG
- the carB gene encoding carbamoyl-phosphate synthase large subunit — MPKRTDIQSILIIGAGPIVIGQACEFDYSGAQACKALREEGYRVILVNSNPATIMTDPEMADSTYIEPIRWQTVARIIEQERPDALLPTMGGQTALNCALDLEREGVLTKFGVQMIGANAEAIDLAEDRLKFRDAMTEIGLGSARSGVAHSMPEARALQAEIGFPVIIRPSFTLGGSGGGVAYNVEEFEEIVTRGLDLSPTTEVLIEESLLGWKEFEMEVVRDRKDNCIIICSIENFDPMGVHTGDSITVAPAQTLTDKEYQLLRDASIKVLRRVGVETGGSNVQFAINPADGRIIVIEMNPRVSRSSALASKATGFPIAKVAAKLAVGYTLDELKNDITGGRTPASFEPAIDYVVTKIPRFTFEKFPQADSRLTTQMKSVGEVMAIGRNFQESLQKALRGLEVGSDGFESMLTLDQAESETRVRSELAIPRAHRIWYVGDAFRLGMSVDEVHRISKIDPWFLDQIEEIIQVEAAVVATPLAETDAGTLRSYKRLGFSDRRLATLWRVNESAVRQRRLALDVRPVFKRVDTCAAEFPTSTAYLYSSYDEVCEAEPTEREKIMILGGGPNRIGQGIEFDYCCVHAALALREDGYETIMVNCNPETVSTDYDTSDRLYFEPLTFEDVMAIIDIEKPKGVIVQFGGQTPLKLARQLEAAGAPIIGTTPDAIDLAEDRDRFQKLVVQLDLLQPPNGTATSLEQALRIAEQVGYPLVVRPSYVLGGRAMEIVHDGDDLRRYMTEAVRVSNDSPVLLDHFLNNAIEVDIDALADGENVVIGGIMEHIEEAGVHSGDSACSLPAYSLSKAIQDVIREQVVKLARALNVVGLMNAQFAVQDDRVYLLEVNPRASRTSPFVSKATGRPLAKIAARCMAGRTLADQGITHEIVPDYFSVKESVFPFSKFPGVDPLLGPEMRSTGEVMGVGNHFGEAFNKALLAGGMVVPASGTAFISVREPDKPKAVELARLLASRGISVVATHGTAAVIRAAGIPCEGVNKVKEGRPHCVDMIKNGEIHFIANTTEGKQSIEESRSIRAAAIQNKVCYFTTIAGALAAAVAMAHLDKLDVNRLQTLHERLH, encoded by the coding sequence ATGCCCAAACGTACCGATATCCAGAGCATCCTCATCATCGGCGCCGGCCCTATCGTGATTGGCCAGGCCTGTGAGTTCGACTACTCCGGTGCGCAGGCTTGCAAGGCACTGCGGGAAGAGGGTTATCGGGTGATTCTGGTCAACTCCAATCCGGCCACCATCATGACCGACCCGGAGATGGCCGACAGCACCTACATCGAGCCGATCCGCTGGCAGACCGTTGCGCGCATCATCGAGCAGGAGCGTCCGGATGCGCTGCTGCCGACCATGGGCGGGCAGACCGCCTTGAATTGCGCGCTGGATCTCGAGCGCGAAGGCGTGCTCACCAAGTTCGGCGTGCAGATGATTGGTGCCAACGCCGAAGCAATCGATCTCGCTGAAGACCGGCTCAAGTTCCGCGATGCCATGACCGAAATCGGTCTCGGCAGTGCCCGCTCAGGCGTGGCGCATTCGATGCCGGAGGCCCGCGCCCTGCAGGCGGAGATCGGGTTCCCGGTGATCATTCGGCCCAGTTTCACCCTCGGCGGGTCCGGTGGCGGTGTCGCTTACAACGTCGAAGAATTTGAAGAGATCGTGACGCGTGGCCTCGATCTTTCACCCACCACCGAAGTCCTGATCGAAGAGTCGTTGCTCGGATGGAAAGAATTCGAGATGGAGGTGGTGCGTGACCGCAAGGACAACTGCATCATCATCTGCTCGATCGAGAACTTCGATCCGATGGGGGTGCATACCGGGGACTCGATTACCGTGGCCCCGGCGCAGACGCTGACCGACAAGGAATATCAGCTGCTGCGGGACGCCTCGATCAAGGTGCTGCGGCGTGTTGGTGTCGAGACTGGTGGGTCGAACGTGCAGTTCGCCATCAATCCCGCCGACGGCCGGATCATCGTCATCGAGATGAACCCGCGGGTGTCACGCTCCTCGGCGCTGGCCTCCAAGGCCACCGGGTTCCCGATCGCCAAGGTTGCGGCCAAATTGGCGGTTGGGTACACGCTTGACGAGCTCAAGAACGACATCACCGGCGGACGCACGCCGGCCTCCTTCGAGCCGGCCATCGACTATGTGGTCACCAAGATCCCGCGATTCACCTTCGAGAAGTTCCCGCAGGCCGACTCCAGGCTGACGACACAGATGAAAAGTGTCGGTGAGGTGATGGCGATCGGGCGCAACTTCCAGGAATCGCTGCAAAAGGCGCTGCGTGGGCTGGAGGTTGGAAGCGACGGGTTCGAGTCCATGCTGACGCTGGATCAGGCCGAGTCCGAGACGCGCGTCCGTTCCGAACTGGCCATTCCGCGGGCACATCGGATCTGGTATGTCGGCGATGCCTTCAGGCTCGGCATGAGTGTCGACGAAGTGCATCGCATCTCGAAGATTGATCCGTGGTTCCTCGACCAGATCGAGGAGATCATTCAGGTCGAAGCCGCAGTGGTCGCGACGCCGTTGGCGGAAACCGATGCCGGGACGCTCCGCAGCTACAAGCGTCTGGGCTTTTCCGACCGGCGACTGGCCACCCTGTGGCGGGTCAACGAGTCGGCCGTGCGCCAGCGGCGTCTGGCGCTCGATGTGCGTCCGGTGTTCAAGCGGGTGGATACCTGCGCGGCTGAATTCCCGACCAGCACCGCCTATCTGTACTCCTCCTATGACGAGGTCTGTGAAGCGGAGCCGACCGAACGCGAGAAGATCATGATTCTCGGCGGCGGGCCTAACCGCATCGGGCAGGGGATTGAATTCGACTACTGCTGTGTCCACGCGGCGCTGGCGCTGCGGGAAGATGGGTACGAAACCATCATGGTCAATTGCAACCCGGAAACGGTGTCGACGGATTACGACACCTCCGACCGGCTCTACTTCGAGCCGCTGACCTTCGAAGACGTGATGGCGATCATCGACATCGAGAAGCCGAAGGGCGTGATCGTGCAGTTCGGGGGCCAGACGCCGCTGAAGTTGGCGCGCCAGCTGGAAGCGGCGGGCGCTCCGATCATCGGTACTACGCCGGATGCGATCGACCTCGCAGAGGACCGCGACCGCTTCCAGAAGCTGGTGGTTCAGCTTGACCTGCTGCAGCCGCCCAACGGCACCGCCACCTCGCTTGAGCAGGCGTTGCGGATTGCGGAACAGGTCGGTTACCCGTTGGTGGTGCGGCCCAGCTACGTTCTGGGTGGCCGCGCCATGGAAATCGTTCATGACGGCGACGATCTTCGGCGCTACATGACGGAAGCGGTGCGGGTGTCGAACGACTCGCCGGTCCTGCTGGACCACTTCCTCAACAATGCCATCGAGGTCGACATCGATGCCCTGGCCGACGGCGAGAACGTGGTCATTGGCGGCATCATGGAACATATCGAGGAGGCCGGCGTGCATTCCGGCGATTCCGCCTGCTCGTTGCCGGCCTATTCGCTGTCGAAGGCGATCCAGGACGTCATTCGCGAGCAGGTGGTGAAATTGGCACGGGCGTTGAATGTCGTGGGCCTGATGAATGCCCAATTCGCGGTGCAGGACGACCGGGTTTACCTGCTCGAGGTCAATCCGCGCGCCTCTCGCACCAGCCCGTTCGTCTCGAAGGCGACCGGGCGACCACTGGCCAAGATCGCCGCCCGCTGCATGGCCGGTCGGACCCTTGCTGACCAGGGGATCACGCATGAGATCGTGCCTGACTACTTCTCGGTCAAGGAGTCGGTATTCCCCTTCAGCAAGTTCCCTGGCGTCGACCCCTTGCTGGGTCCAGAGATGCGCTCGACGGGCGAGGTCATGGGAGTGGGCAACCATTTCGGCGAGGCCTTCAACAAGGCATTGTTGGCGGGCGGGATGGTGGTACCCGCCAGTGGGACCGCGTTCATCTCGGTTCGCGAGCCCGACAAGCCGAAAGCGGTGGAGTTGGCGAGGTTGTTGGCATCTCGTGGCATCTCGGTAGTGGCGACGCACGGCACGGCAGCGGTGATCCGGGCGGCCGGCATTCCCTGCGAAGGCGTGAACAAGGTCAAGGAAGGCCGACCGCACTGCGTCGACATGATCAAGAACGGCGAAATCCACTTCATCGCCAATACCACCGAGGGCAAGCAGTCGATAGAAGAGTCACGCTCGATTCGCGCGGCGGCAATCCAGAACAAGGTCTGCTACTTCACCACCATCGCGGGCGCGCTGGCGGCAGCGGTGGCGATGGCGCACCTCGACAAACTCGACGTCAACCGGCTACAGACGTTGCACGAACGTCTCCACTGA
- a CDS encoding MazG family protein, producing the protein MSDGAFERALALQAHAARLGFDWPGLDGVLDKMAEELREFEQARAESPLRQQEELGDLLLTAVNLARHLGVDPAASLDAATARFAARFSGIEAALDQLPPLGTTARLRAMEALWQKAKLEGVVHGHDEDA; encoded by the coding sequence ATGTCTGATGGCGCCTTCGAACGGGCGTTGGCGCTTCAGGCCCACGCGGCGCGGCTTGGGTTCGACTGGCCCGGCCTCGATGGGGTGCTCGACAAGATGGCGGAGGAACTGCGCGAGTTCGAGCAGGCGCGTGCCGAATCGCCATTGCGGCAGCAGGAGGAATTGGGTGACCTTTTGCTGACAGCGGTCAACCTGGCGCGGCATCTCGGGGTTGATCCCGCCGCCAGCCTGGATGCCGCTACAGCCCGCTTTGCTGCAAGGTTTTCGGGCATCGAGGCGGCGCTCGACCAACTGCCACCGCTCGGAACGACGGCGCGCCTTCGGGCCATGGAGGCCTTGTGGCAAAAGGCCAAGCTCGAGGGTGTCGTCCACGGTCACGACGAAGACGCGTGA
- a CDS encoding SCP2 sterol-binding domain-containing protein, which translates to MSAVELLKQLPAAFNADAASGLDATLQFNISSPMHAVIKGGECSVGEGAASSPDVTITMEDDDLVALFKGELNGMTAFMTGKLQIEGDLMLAQRMSSLFEADKLG; encoded by the coding sequence ATGTCCGCTGTCGAACTACTGAAGCAACTGCCCGCCGCCTTCAATGCCGACGCCGCTTCCGGCCTCGATGCGACCCTGCAGTTCAACATTTCGAGCCCGATGCACGCGGTGATCAAGGGCGGCGAATGCTCGGTTGGCGAAGGCGCTGCCAGCAGCCCGGACGTCACCATCACCATGGAAGACGATGATCTGGTGGCGCTGTTCAAGGGTGAACTCAACGGCATGACCGCTTTCATGACCGGCAAGTTGCAGATCGAAGGCGACCTGATGCTCGCGCAACGCATGAGCAGCCTGTTTGAAGCCGACAAGCTCGGCTGA
- a CDS encoding DUF1249 domain-containing protein yields the protein MLQRLIPALDLPPQKAISHSLADPPLHLTVTERDRYTLTCKLTYEFVDDEGVRRQPDLWVRIYRDAGVAEALNQPNRPPWEAEGEGDPWAERFLDEQWRRNLTLGKWLEYLIDNGHGFGRNDANVSAAA from the coding sequence TTGTTGCAGCGTTTGATCCCGGCGTTGGACCTGCCGCCGCAGAAGGCCATCTCCCACAGCCTGGCGGATCCACCGTTGCACCTGACGGTGACCGAGCGCGATCGCTATACCCTCACCTGCAAGCTCACCTACGAGTTTGTCGATGATGAGGGTGTGCGCCGGCAGCCCGACCTGTGGGTGCGCATTTATCGCGACGCCGGGGTGGCAGAGGCGCTGAATCAACCCAACCGTCCGCCCTGGGAGGCGGAAGGCGAGGGTGATCCCTGGGCGGAGCGATTTCTTGACGAGCAGTGGCGACGCAATCTCACCCTCGGCAAGTGGCTCGAATACCTGATCGACAACGGCCATGGCTTTGGTCGGAACGACGCCAACGTGTCGGCTGCCGCCTGA
- a CDS encoding SixA phosphatase family protein — MMRHLTLIRHAKSSWAHPEITDFERPLNPRGRRDAPLMAQQIAATDGLPDLWVSSPATRAVMTARMFADALNQPVDAIRLLPSLYEASLDTLIAAVRQLPETAHRVWLFGHNPGLTLLGQWLAASAPTHLPTCAAARFVLPDAHWFECQRDGATLSGWRSPKHPQD; from the coding sequence ATGATGCGGCACCTGACCCTGATTCGACACGCCAAATCAAGCTGGGCGCACCCAGAAATCACCGATTTCGAGCGGCCGCTCAATCCACGCGGCCGCCGCGACGCACCGCTGATGGCCCAGCAGATCGCCGCCACCGACGGCCTGCCGGACCTGTGGGTCAGCAGCCCGGCGACGCGCGCCGTGATGACAGCGCGGATGTTCGCAGACGCGCTGAATCAACCCGTCGATGCCATCCGGCTGCTGCCGTCACTCTATGAGGCCTCGCTGGACACCCTGATCGCTGCCGTTCGGCAACTGCCGGAGACTGCGCACCGGGTCTGGCTGTTCGGTCATAACCCCGGCTTGACCCTGCTGGGCCAATGGCTGGCGGCATCAGCGCCCACGCATCTGCCGACCTGCGCAGCGGCGCGCTTCGTACTTCCAGATGCCCATTGGTTCGAGTGTCAGCGCGATGGCGCCACCCTGAGCGGGTGGCGAAGCCCGAAGCACCCACAAGACTGA
- the dapB gene encoding 4-hydroxy-tetrahydrodipicolinate reductase, with the protein MTSPDTSAPRIGILGAGGRMGRSLIQAVAATQGRASLGAAIERSGADGIGEDAGLLAGIGAIGVRLASTVDTATFDVLIDFTRPEAIADTLGACTAAQRGLVIGTTGFDAGQIAAIQAASAVIPICMSGNFSVGIYLLQQLVEQAARTLGPDFDIEVVEAHHRHKVDAPSGTALMLGQAAAAGAGRSLAEDAVYARQGHTGARPAGSIGFATIRGGDVVGDHTVHFLGDGERLALSHHASSRMNFARGAVRAAQWLARQNPGLYSMRDVLG; encoded by the coding sequence ATGACATCACCCGATACCTCCGCTCCCCGCATTGGCATTCTTGGGGCGGGCGGACGCATGGGCCGCAGCTTGATCCAGGCCGTGGCGGCGACCCAGGGACGGGCCTCATTGGGTGCCGCCATTGAGCGTTCGGGCGCCGACGGGATCGGCGAGGATGCGGGCCTGCTTGCGGGCATCGGCGCGATCGGCGTCAGGTTGGCCTCGACGGTCGACACGGCGACATTCGATGTGTTGATCGATTTCACGCGCCCCGAGGCGATCGCCGACACCCTGGGCGCTTGTACGGCGGCCCAACGGGGCCTGGTGATTGGGACCACCGGCTTTGACGCCGGGCAGATTGCGGCGATTCAGGCGGCTTCGGCGGTGATCCCGATCTGCATGTCCGGCAATTTCAGCGTTGGCATCTACCTTTTGCAGCAGCTTGTGGAGCAGGCGGCGCGGACGCTCGGCCCGGATTTCGATATCGAAGTGGTCGAAGCGCATCACCGTCATAAGGTCGACGCGCCCAGCGGTACGGCCCTGATGCTGGGGCAGGCAGCGGCGGCCGGGGCAGGGCGGTCGCTGGCGGAAGACGCCGTTTATGCCCGTCAGGGCCACACTGGTGCCCGTCCCGCGGGTTCGATCGGGTTCGCTACGATACGGGGCGGCGATGTGGTCGGTGACCATACCGTTCACTTTCTCGGTGACGGCGAGCGTCTGGCCCTGAGCCATCATGCCTCCAGCCGCATGAACTTCGCGCGCGGCGCCGTGCGTGCCGCCCAGTGGCTGGCGCGCCAGAACCCGGGGCTGTACAGCATGCGCGACGTGCTCGGCTGA
- a CDS encoding gamma carbonic anhydrase family protein produces MPFSLGGRVPEVAEDVWIAPTASVIGSVQLRPGASVWFGCVLRGDVDDILIGEGTNVQDGAVLHTDVGIKLTVGRDCTIGHQVMLHGCTIGDNSLIGIQSVILNRAVIGRNSLVGAGSLVPEGKVFPDGVLLMGRPAKVVRELSPAEQQIITLSAQHYVRNAARFKAELTPA; encoded by the coding sequence ATGCCTTTCAGTCTGGGAGGGCGTGTTCCGGAGGTTGCCGAGGATGTCTGGATCGCGCCGACCGCATCGGTCATCGGGTCCGTTCAGCTTCGACCCGGCGCCAGTGTCTGGTTTGGGTGCGTGCTTCGGGGTGATGTCGACGACATCTTGATCGGCGAAGGCACCAACGTGCAGGATGGCGCGGTGTTGCACACCGATGTGGGGATCAAGCTGACGGTCGGGCGTGACTGCACGATCGGTCATCAGGTGATGCTGCATGGCTGCACCATCGGCGACAACAGCCTGATCGGGATCCAGAGTGTGATTCTCAATCGTGCCGTGATCGGGCGGAACAGCCTGGTCGGCGCTGGTAGCCTCGTGCCCGAGGGCAAGGTCTTTCCCGACGGGGTGCTGCTGATGGGGCGTCCAGCCAAGGTCGTGCGTGAACTCAGTCCGGCGGAGCAGCAGATCATCACGCTCTCGGCGCAGCATTACGTGCGCAATGCCGCACGCTTCAAGGCTGAACTGACACCCGCCTGA
- a CDS encoding DegV family protein, which yields MRIGLVVDSACDLPPSFIEANNIVILPITLHLGSRDQIDERDVEQTRRFYAENWDGHGDAGTSAFSTDQIKSLFLSKLVIDFDFVFCLTIASSRSPMFDNAVKASFAILNDYKPHRAEAGIAGPFALRVIDCQNLFAAQGVLAAEAVRMIKSGENPVKIRERIEYLVQNLHGYMLPQDLFYLRARAQKKGDRSLGWVGAMLGTALDIKPLIKGHRNTTGPVAKLRHFDDGARRVFEYAASRVRRGLLAPTLVVSFGGDLERLHALPGFEELQRVCGDCGVELIESMLSMTGGINVGPGALTLAFADEPHDLPF from the coding sequence ATGCGAATTGGTTTGGTGGTGGACTCGGCTTGCGACCTGCCGCCGTCGTTTATCGAAGCCAATAACATCGTGATTCTGCCGATCACGCTGCATCTGGGCTCCCGGGACCAGATCGACGAGCGCGATGTCGAGCAGACCCGCCGCTTCTATGCCGAAAACTGGGATGGCCACGGCGATGCCGGCACGTCCGCCTTCTCGACCGATCAGATCAAGTCGCTGTTCCTGTCGAAACTGGTCATCGATTTCGACTTCGTCTTCTGCCTGACGATCGCTTCCAGCCGCAGCCCGATGTTCGACAACGCGGTGAAGGCCTCGTTCGCGATCCTCAACGATTACAAGCCGCACCGCGCCGAAGCCGGCATTGCCGGGCCATTCGCCTTGCGCGTCATCGACTGCCAGAACCTGTTTGCCGCTCAGGGCGTGCTGGCGGCCGAGGCCGTGAGAATGATCAAGTCCGGAGAGAACCCGGTCAAGATCCGCGAGCGCATCGAATATCTGGTGCAGAACCTGCACGGCTACATGTTGCCTCAGGACCTGTTCTACCTGCGGGCGCGTGCGCAGAAGAAGGGCGATCGCAGTCTCGGGTGGGTGGGTGCCATGTTGGGCACCGCACTGGACATCAAGCCCCTGATCAAGGGGCATCGGAATACCACCGGTCCGGTGGCCAAGCTCCGGCATTTCGACGACGGCGCACGCCGGGTATTCGAATATGCGGCAAGCCGGGTTCGCCGAGGCCTGCTGGCGCCGACACTGGTGGTTAGCTTCGGGGGCGACCTGGAGCGTTTGCATGCGCTGCCGGGATTCGAGGAACTTCAGCGGGTTTGTGGCGATTGTGGTGTCGAGTTGATAGAAAGCATGCTGTCCATGACAGGCGGAATCAACGTCGGCCCTGGCGCTTTGACGCTGGCCTTCGCCGACGAGCCTCACGACCTGCCGTTCTGA
- the carA gene encoding glutamine-hydrolyzing carbamoyl-phosphate synthase small subunit has translation MTRTKPAVLALSDGSVFRGVSIGIDGISAGEVVFNTAMTGYQEILTDPSYRQQIVTLTYPHIGNVGVNDEDAESDQVHIAGLVLREVPRRPSNFRSTEGFSDFLARRGVVAIAGIDTRALTRVLRDKGAQGGAIVAGEQATPEVALAAAREFPGLQGADLAQVVSCSAPHVWTTGSWTLDSNRESTPEPGSRHVVVLDFGVKRNILRMLVDRGCRVTVMPAQTPAEAVLALKPDGVLLSNGPGDPEPCTYAIETARALLAAKVPTFGICLGHQILALAAGARTLKMKFGHHGANHPVQELSTGRVMITSQNHGFAVDADSLPDNVRVTHVSLFDGSLQGIALGDAPAFSFQGHPEASPGPHDLDGLFDHFLALMAR, from the coding sequence ATGACCCGAACAAAACCGGCTGTACTCGCCCTCTCTGATGGTTCCGTTTTCCGAGGGGTATCCATTGGCATCGATGGAATTTCGGCGGGTGAGGTGGTCTTCAACACGGCGATGACCGGGTATCAGGAGATCCTGACCGACCCCTCCTATCGCCAGCAGATCGTCACCTTGACCTACCCGCACATCGGGAATGTCGGCGTCAACGATGAAGACGCCGAGTCCGACCAGGTACATATCGCCGGATTGGTGCTTCGCGAAGTGCCTCGGCGGCCTAGCAATTTCCGTTCGACCGAGGGGTTCAGTGACTTTCTGGCCCGTCGGGGCGTGGTCGCCATCGCGGGTATCGACACTCGTGCCTTGACCCGGGTGCTGCGTGACAAGGGCGCCCAGGGGGGCGCCATCGTTGCCGGTGAGCAGGCGACGCCAGAGGTCGCGCTGGCGGCGGCCCGCGAGTTTCCCGGTCTCCAGGGCGCAGACCTCGCGCAAGTGGTTTCGTGCAGTGCACCGCATGTCTGGACGACCGGTAGCTGGACCCTGGACTCCAATCGCGAGTCCACCCCCGAGCCGGGTTCCCGGCATGTGGTGGTGCTCGATTTCGGCGTCAAGCGCAACATCCTGAGAATGCTGGTCGACCGTGGGTGCCGGGTGACCGTCATGCCGGCGCAGACCCCCGCTGAGGCGGTCCTGGCGCTGAAACCCGACGGGGTTCTGCTGTCCAATGGCCCAGGCGATCCGGAGCCCTGTACCTATGCCATCGAGACCGCGCGAGCACTGCTGGCAGCGAAGGTGCCGACCTTCGGCATTTGCCTGGGGCATCAGATTCTGGCGCTCGCCGCCGGCGCACGCACGCTGAAAATGAAGTTCGGGCATCACGGTGCCAACCACCCGGTTCAGGAGCTGTCGACCGGGCGGGTAATGATCACCAGCCAGAATCATGGCTTCGCCGTTGACGCCGACAGTCTTCCGGACAATGTGCGGGTCACCCACGTCTCACTGTTTGATGGTTCGCTGCAGGGCATTGCTCTCGGGGACGCGCCGGCGTTCAGTTTCCAGGGACATCCCGAGGCCAGCCCCGGCCCCCATGACCTCGACGGTCTGTTCGATCACTTTCTGGCGCTGATGGCCCGCTGA